The window TGTCACACAGCAAATCTGTAGCAAATCTAGGCCTGCAAATTCCTGTTTACCGTGGTGAGGCTTTTACTCTGTGCAATAACAGaccaagggagggggaggggctcgcCCAGAACTGAGAAATAGGGCTTTGGGGCAGATCTGGCCTCCCAACACTCAGGGGCAGAAGGGAAAGAAATGGGACCAGGGACGCACTCATTTCCTGAAAACAAGCATCTTTCGATCAAGGTAGGGCTTTGAAGGCGTATGGGACTTGCAGGTCAGGGGAGATGGGGGCTGAATGCCCTTCCAGAGCCGGCCACCTTAGGCTGGGCTCCCAGACAGCCTCGAGGACACACCCTCTTCTCGCCCTTGGAGCTGGGACTTTAGGAGCCCAGCCCAACTTCAGTGCTGAGCCAGGAGAAAAGGCAGGTCTCCTCCACCCTCTAGCAAGCGCAGAGGGGACGGCAGCGCCCACCATTCTCCATGTATTCCGTGATGATGTAGATGGGCTCCTGGGTGACCACCGCGTAGAGCCGGACCAGCCGCTGATGTTGCAACTGCTTCATGAGGTTGGCCTCGGCCAGGAAGGCGTCGGGGGACATGCTGCCCTGCTTCAGGCTCTTCACTGCCACCTTCGTGTGCCCGTTGTAGtaccctggggtggggaggggttggaGGGAGTCACCCGGACTGTCGGGGGACTCTCGGATCTCAgcggacgccccctcccccccccaaccccccgcagCCCAGGAGGCCTCACTTACCCATCCACACCTCCCCGAACTGGCCGGCCCCCAGCCGCTCCACCAGCTTCAGCGTCTCCCTGGGAACCTCCCACTCGTCCTCCCACcacggcttctggggcttctgggtctGGCAGGGGCGGCTCAGCCGCGTGCATAGCCCGTCCGGAGTGTCTGCGAGGACAAGGGAGGGACTTCACCAAGTCCCGTCTAGGGAAATGGCCGGGCCGGGGAGGTGTGGACACCTGCGGCTGCAGCGTCTGGCACCGCACCCCGGCCGGGAATGGAAGAGCAGGTTAGTGATGGGTAGGGCATCCCCGAGAGGGACGTGGGGGAGGCAGGCTGCTAGGACACAGGTGAGGGGGCCTCAGGCCCACGTCTGAGGGGTACGGCTGCGCTCACTGGTGTAATGGCGGACCAGCTCCTGCAGGCCGGGAAAAGTGATGCGGGGGGAGATGTAGAAGCCTCCTTTGTCCAGGTTGCGGATCTTGTAATGTTTCACCACCTCTCCTTGGTTCTGGTCGAAGTCCCGAACGGACAGGGAAAACGATCCTGAATAAAAGAATAGGTAAGCGAACGTCAGAGGGGGAGGGGTGACCTATGGCGGGTGCACCTCCGCCACCGCGCCCCTGCCCGCGGGCTCGCCCGGCCAGCACCGCGGCTCCCGGGATCcagcccgggccccgccccccgcgccccccagccccgcccgggCCCCGCCCATCGCTGCCCCGCCccgggccccgcccaccccgcccggGCCCTGCCCACTGCGCCCACCGCCCAGCCcgggccccgcccacccagcccgggccctgcccaccgcgcccccggccccgccccgcctgggccctgcccaccgCGCCCACCGCCCAGCCCGGGCCCCGCCCACCGCGCTCCCGCCCCGCCGCTCACCCGCGGTGCTCTCGCTCTCCCGGATCAGGAAGGAGCCGTGCGTGTTCCCGGGGGCCAGGAGCTGCCGCTCAGCATCCTTGCGGCTCAGGTTTTTGAAGAACCAGCTGCGCAGGGAGAGTGAAAGCCGTCGTCGGTTGGAAGGTGCTCCCTCCATCACCCCTCGAGCAGCCCTCCTCTGCCCCGGGGTCCCTAGGTCCGCTTGCTCCTACCCATCCCCAAGACGAGTCCCCACTCACGGTTCGGGCTCCAGGCTGTTCGCTTTGGCCACGAAGTTGAAGGGGATGAAACCCTCCTGGCCGGTGGTCAGAGACTGCGCCTTCCACCACTCGCCGTTCCTGAGAACACCGGTGGTCAGCGTGGCTTGCTCAGCCTGGACTCGGCTGGACTCCCTCCCTCCAGAGCCCCAGCTGTCAATGCCACCCCACCCTCCAGCTCGGCACCCGCCAGCCTCTTGTCTCAAGGGCGCCTATTGCAAGCCAGGGCGAGGAGGGGTGGCATAGAGGGGACACTCACTGCTCCAGGACACGAAGCTGTTCACCCTTTTCGAATCCCAGGTCCCCATCGTGAGAGGGCTCATAGCTGTGCAGGGCGATAACCAGGTTGTCTGTAAAGACAGGGGGGCGTCAGGGAGAACCAGCCTGAAATAGGCTGGGAACATGGAGTTCAGACGTGACAGGGCAGAGCACAAGACTGGGGCCAGAGAAGCAGGGCAGAATAGAGGGTAGacggggaggagatggaggccgACAGCCAAAGACCCACAGGCCTTATctccaggccctgctggctgcgGTCACCTTGCAGTGGAGAAGCTGGGGGGTTGGTGTCCTGGTAGGTGACCAGTGGATCCCGCACCTCAGAGCCATTCCGGATGGgcagctggggggtaggggatgaGAGTGAGGTCAGAGAGCAGGAGGCGGGGTCAGATCCcggctcccctccccaccaccctgatctcCTTCACTTCTCCAGCCTAGCCGGCCGCTTCTTCCTATCCCTGAACTTGCCAactacttgctgtgtgaccttaggagagtcccttcccttctctgagcctcgttTCCTTTCTGTATTGCAGAGGAGAGGGCCGCTCTGTTATTTCAAGGACCTTTAGTGGTGGCCCATTTTGTTCTTCTGAGCTGTGcaccccaccctgctccctcaTCAAGCCCCATGTCTTGCCTCTTACCGTGGCCTTGCCATCCAGTGGGACTATGGGGTAATGGCAGTTCTCACATACATCGATGTTTTCCATCCAGTCATCTTCAGGGTTTGAGCTGCAGCCACAGCCCATGGTCCCTGGGGGAATGGAGAGGCGCTTAAGGGGTTCCCCCAACATCTGCTCGCCCAACCTCCGACATACTGGTGCCTCACCCTGAAAACTTCCAGAAGTACCTGAGGTTGTtcgccctcctccccaggcccccatTCACCAGCCATAGGCAAGCTGAATGGGGCCCTAGCTACTGACTGATGCTCCCTCTGAGCCCCCAGGCCACAAGTAAAGTCACACACACCCCAGTCctaggccccgcccccccacctgggATGGGCAAACCGACACAGGCACCTTTGTTAGTCTAGCTGCCcgcttcctgcctctctctctctctctctctctctctctctctctctctctctctctctctctctcccatcccccatGTTGGGGGACTACCCAGTAGAGATCACACACTTCTTCCAAACCCTGGGAGAGACCCAAGTTGTGATCCGCCCATACCTTAGAGGCGAGTGCGCCCCACCTCCCAATACAATTCCCCTCTCCCGCCCAGAAAGCTAAATGAAAGACTCCTGCTCCCCGAAGTCAGCCCTCAGgcctctgcccccttcccctcccacacAAGTCCCCTTCAGAGGGTTCCCTCTGCTTCTCCCCAGCAGAAAACCCTTCAGTGGCCCTATTGGCTGtgactttttttatttgtttgctcgCTTTAGCAGTGGAAACTTTTTGTCAGA is drawn from Myotis daubentonii chromosome 3, mMyoDau2.1, whole genome shotgun sequence and contains these coding sequences:
- the LCK gene encoding tyrosine-protein kinase Lck isoform X2, translated to MGCGCSSNPEDDWMENIDVCENCHYPIVPLDGKATLPIRNGSEVRDPLVTYQDTNPPASPLQDNLVIALHSYEPSHDGDLGFEKGEQLRVLEQNGEWWKAQSLTTGQEGFIPFNFVAKANSLEPEPWFFKNLSRKDAERQLLAPGNTHGSFLIRESESTAGSFSLSVRDFDQNQGEVVKHYKIRNLDKGGFYISPRITFPGLQELVRHYTRYYNGHTKVAVKSLKQGSMSPDAFLAEANLMKQLQHQRLVRLYAVVTQEPIYIITEYMENGSLVDFLKTPAGIKLTINKLLDMAAQIAEGMAFIEERNYIHRDLRAANILVSDTLSCKIADFGLARLIEDNEYTAREGAKFPIKWTAPEAINYGTFTIKSDVWSFGILLTEIVTHGRIPYPGMTNPEVIQNLERGYRMVRPDNCPEELYHLMMLCWKEHPEDRPTFDYLRSVLDDFFTATEGQYQPQP
- the LCK gene encoding tyrosine-protein kinase Lck isoform X1 translates to MGCGCSSNPEDDWMENIDVCENCHYPIVPLDGKATLPIRNGSEVRDPLVTYQDTNPPASPLQDNLVIALHSYEPSHDGDLGFEKGEQLRVLEQNGEWWKAQSLTTGQEGFIPFNFVAKANSLEPEPWFFKNLSRKDAERQLLAPGNTHGSFLIRESESTAGSFSLSVRDFDQNQGEVVKHYKIRNLDKGGFYISPRITFPGLQELVRHYTNTPDGLCTRLSRPCQTQKPQKPWWEDEWEVPRETLKLVERLGAGQFGEVWMGYYNGHTKVAVKSLKQGSMSPDAFLAEANLMKQLQHQRLVRLYAVVTQEPIYIITEYMENGSLVDFLKTPAGIKLTINKLLDMAAQIAEGMAFIEERNYIHRDLRAANILVSDTLSCKIADFGLARLIEDNEYTAREGAKFPIKWTAPEAINYGTFTIKSDVWSFGILLTEIVTHGRIPYPGMTNPEVIQNLERGYRMVRPDNCPEELYHLMMLCWKEHPEDRPTFDYLRSVLDDFFTATEGQYQPQP